The following DNA comes from Papaver somniferum cultivar HN1 unplaced genomic scaffold, ASM357369v1 unplaced-scaffold_128, whole genome shotgun sequence.
AGGAGAAATCTTATAGGTATTCATCGAGGACTGAAAATAATGCAGCCCTTGGTCAATTAATCCAGCATGGCTACAAGCACATAAAACACCCACAAATGTGACACCATCTGGCCTCAAACCAGTACCTAACATTTCTTCGTATAGATCAAGTGCATCTTGTGCATACCCATGAACAGCAAGACCACAAATCATGGATGTCCAGGTCATTAGATCCCGTTTAGGTGTATAATTAAAAACTTTACGTGCCTCACTGATGCACCCACATTTTGAATACATATCAACCAAGGCAGTCCCCAATATTGAATTAAACGTACTGCACTTCTCTTCTATGCATTTGTGAATCTTCTTTCCAACATTCAGATCTCCCATATGCCGGCAAGCAGTTAATGTGCTAACTAGTGTTGTTTCGTCCGGATCGAGCCCATCCATTTCCAAGTCTTGGAACAAGTCCAAGGCTTCTCTATAACACCCATTTGATACATAACCTCCTATAAGTGCATTCCAAACCCCAATATCTCTTCTTCTCAAATTATTAAAAACCTGTCTTGCTAAATCCATCTGCTCGCATTTTCCATAAAGATCTATGAATGCCGTCCAAACATTCAAATTCATCCCAAACTCAGCTATATTATCACCAACATAACCATGAAGCCATCTTCCTAGCTCGAGCTCCTTCTTTTGAGCGCATGCCAAAATCACACCAATAACAGTCACATCATCGGGTCTAATACCCTCAGTACGCATCAACTCGAACACCCTCAGTCCCTCATCAGCGAGGCCATTCTGTACATAACCCGAGATCAAAGCATTCCACGTCACAGCATTTGGTTGATACAATTCATCAAACAACTTCCTTGCATAACCCAAATTTGCACACGAAGCGTAAAAATGAATCATAGTATTAGCAACAAACAAATGAGATCCATACCCACTCTTTAGTACTAAAACATGAACAGATATCCCCGTCTGAAACGCACTCATCTTCGCACACGCTTTAAGTACAAAAGCGTATGTAAAGCTTTCAGGC
Coding sequences within:
- the LOC113332119 gene encoding pentatricopeptide repeat-containing protein At1g08070, chloroplastic-like, with product MDLPMKIFTHSSNPNQFAWNTIIRGFSISQNPQKALHIFIKMLRKTIEPESFTYAFVLKACAKMSAFQTGISVHVLVLKSGYGSHLFVANTMIHFYASCANLGYARKLFDELYQPNAVTWNALISGYVQNGLADEGLRVFELMRTEGIRPDDVTVIGVILACAQKKELELGRWLHGYVGDNIAEFGMNLNVWTAFIDLYGKCEQMDLARQVFNNLRRRDIGVWNALIGGYVSNGCYREALDLFQDLEMDGLDPDETTLVSTLTACRHMGDLNVGKKIHKCIEEKCSTFNSILGTALVDMYSKCGCISEARKVFNYTPKRDLMTWTSMICGLAVHGYAQDALDLYEEMLGTGLRPDGVTFVGVLCACSHAGLIDQGLHYFQSSMNTYKISPTAEHYGCIIDLLSRSGRLSEAYEIIRSMKSQPNPIIWRALLSACRVHSNVKLAEAAIENLFKLESDQSADYILLSNIYASNGRWEDVETIRRKMGEVVLRKVPGLSFV